AAGCTATTAATTCAGGATTATGGTCGTTTATAGCAGCATTTTTAGTTACATTATTATTTATGATCTTTTATTATCATAAAGCTGGAATGGTTGCTGATATCGCATTGTTTGTAAACATGTTCTTTGTGTTCGGTATATTAGCATCACTGGGCGCAGTTCTTACATTGCCGGGTATTGCAGGTCTTGTACTTACATTAGGTATGGACGTTGATAAAAACGTTATTATCTATGAACGTATCCGTGAAGAAATAAGAGCAGGTAAGGGGATTAGGCTTGCTGTAAACGATGGTTATAAACATGCTTATTCATCAATTATTGACAGTAATGTTACCACTTTACTTACAGGTATTGTACTTTATGTATTTGGTTCAGGACCAATCCAGGGCTTTGCTACCACCTTGATTATTGGTATCATCAGTTCGTTATTCTGTGCGATATTTATAACTCGTCTTGTTTTCATTTGGATGATGGATAAAAATATGGAAGTTACGGTATGGAGTAAAGCAACAAAGAATATTCTTACCAATGTAAATGTTGATTTTATTGGAATACGTAAAACATATTACATTATATCAGGTACCCTTATCCTTATTGGAATTGTTTCACTTTCTACAAGGGGATTAAGTTATGGTATAGATTTTCTTGGAGGAAGAACTTATGTAGTACGCTTTGATCAAGATGTGAAAACAAATGAGATCAGGACCTCATTGGGAAAAGTATTTGGTGATGAACCTGAAGTGAAGACTTTCGGTGGAAATAACCAGGTGAAAATAACTACCGCATACATGATCGAGGATAAGACCACTAAAGCTGATTCTATTGTGGAATCAAAACTTTTCAGTGGACTTCTTCCTTATTTTAATACCAAAATTTCCGAAGATGAATTTATGACCCACGAGGAGGGTAAAGTAATTGGTAAACTCAGTTCACAAAAAGTTGAGCCAATGATTGCTTATAGTTTATTGAAGAAAGCATATTTAGCAGTATTCTTCTCCCTGTTGATTATATTTATTTACATTGCATTCCGCTTTAAAAAATGGCAATGGGGTTTTGGTGGAGTAATGTCTCTTTTCCATGATACATTTATTGTAGTTACGGCATTCTCGTTGTTTTATGGCGTATTACCTTTCACCCTTGAAATCGATCAGCATTTTATTGCAGCTATTTTAACAATCATTGGTTATTCCATCATGGACTCGGTAATTATCTTTGATAGAATTCGTGAATTTCAAGCACTTTATCCTAAACGTGATTTAAAACAAAATATGAATGATGCAATTAATAGCACATTAAGCCGTACATTGATTACCTCCGGTATTACATTCATGGTATTGCTTGCAATGTTCATATTCGGTGGTGAAGTGATCAGGGGATTCTGTTTCGCATTATTACTTGGTGTAGCAGTAGGTACATATTCATCAGTATTGAATGCAACACCTATAGCTTATGATACCATCAAATGGCTCGAAAGGCGAAAAGCTAAAAAAGAAGCTCAGCTGGTTAAATAAAATACTTACATAGCCCTGTTTTTTACAGGGCTTTTTTATTTATTTTTGTTGTATGAATAACCTGCTTTATGTTTTATTACTTTTTCAGGATGTCAGCGGTGGCGAGTTGATATTAGTCCTTTTGGCGGTTTTTTTATTATTCGGACCAAATAAAATACCTGAAATAGCAAGGAAAATTGCAAAAGGTTTAAATGATATAAAAAAGACAACTGATGGTTTTCGCGATGAAGTAAATAATACAATTGGTCCGATAAAAAAAGAATTTGAAGAAGATAAAAATTCTAATAAAAACGGGAATCAAAATAAACCCGATAATAATAAACCTGTAGGATAAAATATTTCATAAAATGAATTTCTGATATAGGGAAAGTTAAAATTTAATTGTTTTATTAGTTAGGTTGAATTTTAAATTAAAATAATTCTGTTCAGAATCAGAAGAAGTAAAATATAAAAACATACAGGATTATAAGAGGATTAGAACATTATTAAATTCAGTTAAGTCAGGAAGAGTAAAAAAATATATTCAAAGTTGGTGAATTTATTTTTTTTCTTGAAAATATTTTCTTTATTTTAGCAACGTTTTAGTGAACTTAAACAAATTACTATGAAAATTAGAAGGCTATTTTTTACAACTTTCATTGTTTCCGTTTTATTTGCAACAAATTTATTTTCGCAAAAAAACTGGGCTCAGGATGCTGATAATGCTTTTAAATATAAACAATACTATGAAGCTGTCAGCCTGTATAAAAAGGCATATTCAAAAGTTAAAAAGAATAAAGCAGAAAAAGCCCGTATTATTTTTCAATCAGCAGAGTGCTATCGTTTTTCTAATGATACAAAACAAGCTGAAATATGGTACAAAAAAGCTATCGGAATTAAATACCCGGATAAATTAGCTACACTTTACTATGCTGATATGCTGAAAGCAAATGAAAAATATGATGAGGCTATAGTGCAGTATAATGTTTATAAAGATCTTGATCCTTCCGATCCACGTGGCGCTAAAGGTGCTGAATCCTGTGCATTAGCACAGCAGTGGAAGGATAATCCAACGCGTATTGAAGTTGAAAATGCAAAACAGTTCAATACAAAAGACATGGATTTTGCACCTTCATACTATGATAAAAAGTATAAACAGATTGTTTTTACTTCAACACGCGAAGGTGCAACAGGAAATGATTATGATGTATGGACCGGGCAAAATTTCAGCGATATTTATCTTTCAGCACAGGATAAAAAAGGAACATGGAGTACTCCTGCTGCTTTTGGTGAAAGCATAAACACTAAGTTCAATGAAGGCGCAGCTTGCCTGAATGATAAATGCAATGAAATGTATTTTACCCGTTGTGGTGTTGAAAAGAAAAAAGAAATCAGGTGCCAGATTTATGTTGCTAAGAAAAAAGGTAATGAATGGGATCTTCCTGAAGTGTTACCTTTAGGGCCTGACAGCTTTACATACGGTCATCCTTCAATATCCAGTGATGAACTTTCATTATATTTTTCTTCAGATATGGAAGGTGGTTTTGGAGGTAAAGATATATGGGTGATTAAACGCACTAAGAAAACCAAACCCTGGGATAAACCGGTTAACCTTGGAAACAATATCAATACAGAAGACAATGAAATGTATCCTTATATTCGTGATAACGGTACTTTGTATTTTTCCTCAAATGGTTTATTGGGAATGGGCGGACTTGATATTTTTAAAGCGGAAAAAGTTGGTGATAAATTCGGAACTCCAGAAAATATGAAATTTCCTCTTAATTCTTCAGGTGATGATTTTGCAATTATTTTTGAAGGTAATTTAGATAAAGGTTTTTTCACTTCAAACCGTAAAGGTGGAAAAGGAAGTGATGATATTTATTCATTCTATCAACCTCCTTTAGTATTTACACTCCAGGGAACAATTTGCAACGATAGCAGTAAAACTTCTCCCAAAGAAAAAATCAAAGGTGTGATAATTACTTTATCAGGCTCCGATGGAACTATTATTACTGACACTAGTGATGCAACAGGTTCTTTTAAATTTGAAAAAACACAATTCCTTGCAAATACTTCATACGAAATTAAAGTAGAGGCAAAATCTTATTTTGGAGCAAAAGGAAAAGAAAGCACAGTTGGCTTAGAAAGAAGTAAAGAATTTATTCGCGATTTTTGTTTAATTCCTATTCCGCCAACTCCGATTGTTCTTCCCGAAATTCGTTATGAATTCAATAAATGGGATTTAAAACCACAGTACCAGGATTCACTTAACGATTTGATTTCAACAATGAAAGGCAATGAAAATTTGGTTATTGAATTGGGTTCTCATACTGATGCCCGTGGTTCCGATGAATACAACGATTCGTTATCATACAAACGTGCTAAATCAGTTGTTGATTACCTGATTTCTCAAGGTATTGCTTCTGACCGGGTTGTACCTCATGGTTACGGTAAAAGAGTTCCCCGAACACTTACAAAAGATATCACTGTTGTGGAATACGTGAAAGGCGGACAGGTAGTTAAACTTACTACACCATTGTTATTCACTAAAGGAACAACATTGAATGAGGCTTATATTAACGACCTGGCTAAAGATGAACAGAAATTTGAATCAGCTCACCAGTTGAACAGGCGTACTGAATTCAGAGTATTGCGTGATGATTATGTACCTAAAGCTGTACCTGATTCAAGTAAAGTGGCTCCTGTAATTGATATTAAAACCGGAAATGAACCATCGGATAATGAGGAAATAAAAGAACAACAACCAGAAAATAATAAAGTTACTCCTCAGGATAAAAATGAAAAAAATGATAAAGCTGTACCTGCTGACAACAAGAAAAATTCAACAGTACCACAGAATAAAAAAACTAATACAACTAATAATACCGGAACTAAAAATAAATAGCTTAGTTTAAATATTTAAAAAGCGTCCCGATTTACAATCGGGACGCTTTTTTTGATTTTAAAACAATGAATGAATTAAAATATAATAAGCGCGGAGTTTCAGCATCGAAAGAAGATGTGCACAAAGCTATTGCCGGGCTCGACAAGGGTTTATTTCCAAATGCATTTTGCAAAATTATTCCCGATTTTCTTGGTGCGGATAGTGAATATTGTGTGGTGATGCATGCTGATGGCGCAGGAACAAAGTCTTCGCTTGCTTATATCTATTGGAAAGAAACCGGCGATTTAAGCGTATGGCGCGGAATTGCACAGGATGCCATTGTGATGAACACCGATGATCTGCTTTGTGTTGGTGCCACCGATAATATTCTTTTATCATCAACAATCGGGAGAAATAAAAATTTAATTCCCGGTGAAGTTATTTCAGAAATTATTTCGGGTACCGAATCTTTTCTCGAAAAACTCAGAAGCTTTGGAATAGGAATTTATTCAACAGGCGGAGAGACGGCTGATGTAGGCGATTTGGTTCGTACCATTATTGTCGACTCAACCGTTGCATGCAGAATGAAACGTTCTGAAGTGATTGATAATTCTAATATTTCCGAAGATGATGTTATTGTTGGATTAGCTTCTTTTGGTAAAGCCAATTATGAAGATAGTTACAATGGAGGTATGGGAAGCAATGGATTGACTTCAGCGCGTCATGATGTGTTTTCCAAACTGTATGCAAAAAAATATCCCGAAAGTTTTGATGATGCTATTCCTGACGAATTTGTTTATTCCGGTTCACGGAAGTTGATTGACATTATTGGCGAAGCAGGTGTGAATGCAGGGAAACTGGTGTTATCTCCAACGCGTACATATGCACCTGTTGTGAAAAAAATTCTTGAAAAATATCGCAATGAAATTCATGGTATGGTTCATTGTTCGGGGGGAGCGCAAACAAAAGTGCTTAACTTTGTTGAGAATTTGCATGTCGTAAAAAATGATTTGTTTGATGTTCCTCCATTGTTCAGGTTGATTCAGAAAGAATCGAAAACCCCGTGGGAAGAGATGTACAAGGTGTTTAACATGGGTTATCGTTTTGAAATATACATTAAAAAAGATTTTGCATCAGAAATAATCAACATCAGTAAATCATTTGGAGTAGATGCAAAAATTGTTGGACACTGCGAAAAATATAAAGGAAAAAAACTTACGATTACCAGTGAGTTTGGAAAGTTTGAATATTAAAATAAATTAAAGTTATGCTAGATAAATTAGATGCCATATATAAAAGATGGGAAGAGATCGGTTGTCAAATTGCCGATCCTGAAGTTATGTCGGATATGAAGCGGTATATTAAGCTCAGTAAAGATTATAAAGAATTACAACCTATTATTGATGCTTATAAAGAATACAAACTTGTATTGGACAATATTACTTCATCGAAAGAGATCCTTTCAAAAGAAAAAGATGAAGAGTTTCGCGAAATGGCAAAAGCAGAATTGGATGAATTAATAGAAAGAAAAGATTCATTAGAGGAGGAGATTCGTGTAATGCTTATTCCTGCTGACCCGCAGGATGGGAAGAATGCGATCATGGAAATTCGCGCGGGAACAGGCGGGGATGAAGCCAGTATTTTTGCAGGCGACCTTTACCGTATGTACACACGTTTCTGCGAAATAAAAAAATGGAAAGTGGAGTTGGTTGAATGTACCGAAGGCACTGTTGGCGGGTATAAGGAAGTTATATTTAACGTGTCAGGCGAAAATGTTTACGGTCAGTTGAAATACGAATCGGGTGTGCATCGTGTGCAACGCGTTCCGCAAACCGAAACGCAGGGCAGGGTTCATACTTCAGCAGCATCGGTAGTGGTGTTGCCCGAAGCAGATGAGTTTGATGTGGACCTGAAGGTTTCGGATATTCGTAAAGATACATTCTGTTCTTCGGGTCCCGGCGGACAATCAGTAAATACAACCTATTCCGCGATACGTCTTACACATATCCCAACAGGAATTGTTGTTTCGTGCCAGGATGAAAAATCGCAAATAAAAAACCTGGATAAAGCAATGAAGGTTTTACGTTCACGATTATATGAAATGGAATATCAAAAATATCTTGATGAAATTTCGAAGAAGCGCAAAACAATGGTTTCTACAGGTGATCGCTCGGCAAAGATCCGTACTTATAATTATCCGCAAAGCCGTGTTACCGACCATCGTATTGGTGTTTCTACTCACAACCTTCCTGCTTATATGGGTGGTGAAATCCAGGATATGATCGATGCATTACAGCTTGCTGAAAATGCTGAAAGGCTTAAAGCTGCAGGAGAATAAGAGTTATGTGTTTTGATGAAAATAATTAGTCAGTCAGAGTTTATCGAAGACTGACCAAGAAAAAAGAAAAATAATAATGAATCACTTTACTTTTTTCCTTCGCACTATTTCGATGAACTCAATATGACCCAGCGTTTTTTGATAATCTAGTTGAGTTGTCAGTCTGAGTTTATCGAAGACTGACACAATAAGGAAAAGTAAAAAGAATAAAAAAATAATATCATGAATAAACAGGAATTAGTAAAATTAATTAATCAGAAAAGATCATTTTTATGTGTTGGTCTCGACCCTGATGTTCAGAAATTGCCTAAGCATTTATTGAATTCTGATGATCCCGTTTTTGAATTCAACAAACAAATTATTGATGCTACAAAAGAATTTGCCGTTGCATACAAACCAAATCTGGCTTTTTACGAATGCCTTGGTATTAAAGGAATGCAGAGTTTCGAAAAAACCATTCGTTATTTAAATAAATTTCCGGGAGAATTTTTTACTATTGCCGATGCCAAGCGTGGTGATATTGGAAACACTTCGAAAATGTATGCGCGTTCGTTTTTTGGTAATGAAGAAAATGCTTTGAATTTTGATGCGGTAACGGTTGCTCCATACATGGGCGAAGATTCAGTAAAACCTTTTCTTGAATATCCGAACAAATGGGTTATTCTGTTGGCGTTGACTTCGAATAAAGGCGCAAACGATTTTCAGTTTTTCAATAATAACGGAAAACGTTTATTCGAGCAGGTACTTGAAAGATCGCAGCAGTGGGCGAATTCCGAAAATATGATGTACGTGGTTGGCGCTACACAAGCAAAAATGCTGGCCGATATTCGTAAAATTGTTCCCGATCATTTTCTTCTGGTTCCCGGTGTTGGCGCACAGGGCGGCAGTTTGCAGGAAGTGGTAAAATACGGAATGAATAAAGAAATTGGCTTGTTAATTAATGCATCGCGCAGTATTCTTTATGCTTCGGCAAATGAAGATTTTGCGGTTAAAGCCGCTGATGAAGCCAAAGTCATGCGTGATGAGATGAGTGCTTTGATGAAATAAAAATAACTTGATACCTTTTTGAATTTCTGGGAGTCGTAAGTAGTAAGACGAAAGTTGTAAGTTGTAATTATTTTGATTTTTTTACATTTATTACAATTGTCTCGCCAATTTTATCATGAAGTGTCATCCTGTTGGGATTCCAAAAAGCTTGTATATATCCAAATCCAAACTCAACAGCA
This genomic interval from Bacteroidales bacterium contains the following:
- a CDS encoding twin-arginine translocase TatA/TatE family subunit, with protein sequence MNNLLYVLLLFQDVSGGELILVLLAVFLLFGPNKIPEIARKIAKGLNDIKKTTDGFRDEVNNTIGPIKKEFEEDKNSNKNGNQNKPDNNKPVG
- the pyrF gene encoding orotidine-5'-phosphate decarboxylase — translated: MNKQELVKLINQKRSFLCVGLDPDVQKLPKHLLNSDDPVFEFNKQIIDATKEFAVAYKPNLAFYECLGIKGMQSFEKTIRYLNKFPGEFFTIADAKRGDIGNTSKMYARSFFGNEENALNFDAVTVAPYMGEDSVKPFLEYPNKWVILLALTSNKGANDFQFFNNNGKRLFEQVLERSQQWANSENMMYVVGATQAKMLADIRKIVPDHFLLVPGVGAQGGSLQEVVKYGMNKEIGLLINASRSILYASANEDFAVKAADEAKVMRDEMSALMK
- the prfA gene encoding peptide chain release factor 1, with the translated sequence MLDKLDAIYKRWEEIGCQIADPEVMSDMKRYIKLSKDYKELQPIIDAYKEYKLVLDNITSSKEILSKEKDEEFREMAKAELDELIERKDSLEEEIRVMLIPADPQDGKNAIMEIRAGTGGDEASIFAGDLYRMYTRFCEIKKWKVELVECTEGTVGGYKEVIFNVSGENVYGQLKYESGVHRVQRVPQTETQGRVHTSAASVVVLPEADEFDVDLKVSDIRKDTFCSSGPGGQSVNTTYSAIRLTHIPTGIVVSCQDEKSQIKNLDKAMKVLRSRLYEMEYQKYLDEISKKRKTMVSTGDRSAKIRTYNYPQSRVTDHRIGVSTHNLPAYMGGEIQDMIDALQLAENAERLKAAGE
- a CDS encoding AIR synthase-related protein, with product MNELKYNKRGVSASKEDVHKAIAGLDKGLFPNAFCKIIPDFLGADSEYCVVMHADGAGTKSSLAYIYWKETGDLSVWRGIAQDAIVMNTDDLLCVGATDNILLSSTIGRNKNLIPGEVISEIISGTESFLEKLRSFGIGIYSTGGETADVGDLVRTIIVDSTVACRMKRSEVIDNSNISEDDVIVGLASFGKANYEDSYNGGMGSNGLTSARHDVFSKLYAKKYPESFDDAIPDEFVYSGSRKLIDIIGEAGVNAGKLVLSPTRTYAPVVKKILEKYRNEIHGMVHCSGGAQTKVLNFVENLHVVKNDLFDVPPLFRLIQKESKTPWEEMYKVFNMGYRFEIYIKKDFASEIINISKSFGVDAKIVGHCEKYKGKKLTITSEFGKFEY
- a CDS encoding OmpA family protein, with amino-acid sequence MKIRRLFFTTFIVSVLFATNLFSQKNWAQDADNAFKYKQYYEAVSLYKKAYSKVKKNKAEKARIIFQSAECYRFSNDTKQAEIWYKKAIGIKYPDKLATLYYADMLKANEKYDEAIVQYNVYKDLDPSDPRGAKGAESCALAQQWKDNPTRIEVENAKQFNTKDMDFAPSYYDKKYKQIVFTSTREGATGNDYDVWTGQNFSDIYLSAQDKKGTWSTPAAFGESINTKFNEGAACLNDKCNEMYFTRCGVEKKKEIRCQIYVAKKKGNEWDLPEVLPLGPDSFTYGHPSISSDELSLYFSSDMEGGFGGKDIWVIKRTKKTKPWDKPVNLGNNINTEDNEMYPYIRDNGTLYFSSNGLLGMGGLDIFKAEKVGDKFGTPENMKFPLNSSGDDFAIIFEGNLDKGFFTSNRKGGKGSDDIYSFYQPPLVFTLQGTICNDSSKTSPKEKIKGVIITLSGSDGTIITDTSDATGSFKFEKTQFLANTSYEIKVEAKSYFGAKGKESTVGLERSKEFIRDFCLIPIPPTPIVLPEIRYEFNKWDLKPQYQDSLNDLISTMKGNENLVIELGSHTDARGSDEYNDSLSYKRAKSVVDYLISQGIASDRVVPHGYGKRVPRTLTKDITVVEYVKGGQVVKLTTPLLFTKGTTLNEAYINDLAKDEQKFESAHQLNRRTEFRVLRDDYVPKAVPDSSKVAPVIDIKTGNEPSDNEEIKEQQPENNKVTPQDKNEKNDKAVPADNKKNSTVPQNKKTNTTNNTGTKNK